Below is a genomic region from Escherichia ruysiae.
ATTCATCATGGTTTTTATCAGTCACTTCCGGGTTAACAATACGCTGTAGCGTGGAAAAGAGATCGGTTGCCAGCATCCCGCGCGTACCAAAACGCGCCGCCAGCACGTCAGCCGCCGCGCCGTGTGCGATACAGCCAGCACAGGCTGCATCATACGGCGACAGTTTTTGCCCAAGCAATGCGCCAATAATACCAGAGAGCACATCACCCATGCCGCCGCTGGCCATCCCTGCATTTCCGGCATCAATAATGCCTAAAGCGTCAGGATGGGCGGCGACCACGGTTCCGGCACCTTTCAGCACCGCTACGCCGCCATAACGTTGTACCAGACGTTGGGCGCAATGTAAGCGGTCACTTTCAATTTCTGCAACGGAACAGCCCAACAACCGTGCGGCCTCGCCAGGATGCGGCGTGATCACGCGATTGTGACGCTTATCGGGATTGATTGCCAGCAGGTTCAATGCATCAGCATCCCACAACATCGGTTTGCGAAAACTCTCAACTTTTTGTAGGGCTTTTTTCCCCCACTCTTGCTGGCCCAGACCAGGGCCAATCACCACCACATCGGCCCATTCCAGGCTTTCAGTTAAAGATTTCTCCGTCAACTCGTACACCATCAATTCCGGTCGTGCGGTCAGCAGCGGCGCAATGTTTTCACTGCGGGTCAGTACTCGGACTAGACCAGCGCCAGCACGCAGCGCCGCTTCCCCCGTCATACGAATAGCCCCCGCCGTGCCGTGATCGCCACCGATAATCACCAGCCGCCCGTGATCGCCTTTATGCGAAGTCGGGCGACGCGGTTTCAGCCAGTGAGAAAGTTGTTCTGCCGAAAACCGCTGAATTTTCGTCTCCTGACCTGCCAGCCAACTGTCCAGTCCCAGCGAGTCAAAATGCAGTTGCCCGGTAACATCCCGTGCTTTGCCGGTTAACAAACCAGGTTTAAGGGCAATAAAGGTGATGGTGTGAGCGGCGTTGATCACCGCGCCTGGCGTGGCGCCGGTTTCTGCCAGCAGGCCGGAAGGGATATCAACCGCCACAATCGGCGCCGGATGGGAATTAGCATGGTCGATTAATTGGCTAACAGATTCGCGGGGTGCTTGCTGCAATCCTGTGCCGAGCAGCGCATCAACGATCAAATCCACCGGCGCAGGCCAGACAATATTCGAGGCATGGATCTCGCCTCCCGCGTTTAACCATGCTTCGCGTGCCAGCGCAGCCTCTTCCGGTAACGGTTTGTCGCTCTCCTGGGCCAGTAACGTAACCTCAATACCGACCGCTTTTGCCAACCGCGCGACCACGTAGCCATCGCCGCCATTATTGCCATGACCGCACAGCACCAGCCAGTGGCGGGCGTCAGGATAAGCGGTACGACACACCTGAAACGCGGCTTCACCCGCACGAAGCATCAGTTCATAAAGCGTTAGCCCCAGCGCATCTGCCGCTTCGCGTTCGCCACGTCGGATATCGTCGGCGTGCCAGACGGTGTGTGGTATACTTACGGGGTTTTTCTTCATTGTATGGTCCGTCATGTCAGAGCCCCTCGATCTCAATCAGTTAGCGCAAAAAATTAAACAGTGGGGGCTGGAACTGGGCTTTCAGCAGGTGGGTATTACCGATACCGATCTCAGCGAGTCCGAGCCAAAACTGCAAGCATGGCTGGACAAACAATACCACGGCGAAATGGACTGGATGGCGCGTCACGGTATGCTGCGCGCCCGCCCCCACGAGTTATTGCCCGGTACGCTGCGCGTGATCAGCGTGCGGATGAACTACCTGCCTGCCAACGCCGCATTTGCCAGCACGCTGAAAAATCCCAAACTCGGCTATGTTAGCCGTTATGCGCTGGGTCGTGACTACCACAAACTTCTGCGCAACCGACTCAAAAAGCTGGGCGAGATGATTCAGCAACATTGTGTTTCGCTGAATTTTAGACCGTTTGTCGATTCTGCGCCTGTTCTTGAGCGCCCGCTGGCTGAAAAAGCGGGACTTGGCTGGACAGGTAAGCACTCACTTATCCTCAATCGCGAAGCCGGCTCGTTCTTCTTTTTAGGCGAACTGCTGGTTGATATTCCGTTACCGGTAGATCAACCAGTCGAGGAAGGATGCGGTAAATGCGTGGCCTGTATGACGATTTGCCCGACCGGCGCCATTGTCGAGCCATATACCGTTGATGCTCGCCGCTGTATCTCTTATCTCACCATCGAACTGGAAGGGGCAATCCCGAAAGAGTTACGCCCATTAATGGGAAACCGTATTTACGGCTGCGATGACTGTCAGCTTATCTGCCCGTGGAATCGCTATTCGCAACTGACAACTGAAGATGATTTCAACCCGCGCAAGCCACTACACGCACCGGAACTCATTGAGTTATTCGCCTGGAGCGAAGAGAAGTTTTTAAAAATAACGGAAGGTTCGGCGATTCGCCGTATAGGCCACCTGCGCTGGCTGCGTAATATCGCCGTGGCATTAGGCAATGCGCCCTGGGATGAAGCGATTCTGACGGCGTTGGAAAGTCGTAAAGGTGAGCATCCACTTCTTGATGAACACATAGCGTGGGCGATTACGCAGCAAATCGAGCGACGAAATGCCTGCGTGGTTGAGGTTCAACTACCGAAAAAACAGCGTCTTGTTCGGGTGATTGAAAAGGGCTTACCACGCGACGCCTGATTCATCCACAGCTTGTGAATAAAAATAAAAACGCATTGCAATTCAAGCCGGAAAAAATCGTCAAGCGATCAATACGACAAATCGAAACCTTAATTTTCAATTTAAATATCAACACGTTAATAATTTACTATTCACCGTGCGAAGTTTTTCTGAAATTAAGATTACAGCCTGAACCTGTGGATAACTCTGTTTACAAGAGTTTGTCAGAGACAACAAAAACCAGCAATAACGCATTGCGTCGCTGTGGATAGTTTATTGAGAGGAGAATTTGGAGCGGGAAACGAGACTCGAACTCGCGACCCCGACCTTGGCAAGGTCGTGCTCTACCAACTGAGCTATTCCCGCTTGGGTGGTCTGTGCTTTACAGCACTTTCAAATTTTGGAGCGGGAAACGAGACTCGAACTCGCGACCCCGACCTTGGCAAGGTCGTGCTCTACCAACTGAGCTATTCCCGCTTGGGTGGTCTGTGCTTTACAACACTTTCAAATTTTGGAGCGGGAAACGAGACTCGAACTCGCGACCCCGACCTTGGCAAGGTCGTGCTCTACCAACTGAGCTATTCCCGCGTACTACTTAATTTTGCTTTCGTAATTTTCGCATTTCTGCGTCGTTACGGGAGGCGCATTATACGAGAAATCTTTCCCTCTGCAACCCCCCTAAAAAATTTTTTTTGAGTTTTTAACTCAAGTGCTGAAATTATCAGCAAGACGTTCAATTTAGCGCCAAACCCACGCCGCCGCAAGTGGATTCCGGCGGTTACGTGACCAGGCAAAGTTTTACAGCTTGATAAAATGCTCGCGGTAGTAAGCCAGCTCCGCCACCGATTCACGGATATCATCCATCGCCTGATGCGTCCCCTGCTTGGTAAAACCATCAAGAATTTCCGGCTTCCAGCGGCGCGCCAGCTCTTTCAGGGTGCTGACATCGAGATAACGGTAGTGGAAGTAGGCTTCCAGTTCCGGCATATATTTAAACAGGAAGCGACGATCCTGACCGATGCTGTTACCACAAATTGGCGATTTCCCCGCAGGCACCCACTCTTTTAAGAACTCGAGCGTCGCCAGTTCTGCTTCGCGATCGCCCATTGTGCTCGCCTTCACGCGCTCCACCAGCCCACTGGCGGTATGGGTACGGACATTCCAGTCATCCATCAACGCCAGTTGTTCATCAGACTGGTGTACTGCAATGGTCGGCCCTTCCGCCAGAATATTCAGGTTGGCATCGGTCACCAGCGTGGCAATCTCAATAATGCGATCGCGCTCGGGATCCAGACCGGTCATCTCAAGATCGATCCAAATCAGGTTGTTTTCATTGGCACTCATGCTATTTTTCCACCCATTCACAGTGACTATATTGATCCACAATTGCGTGTATCATAGATGTTTTGCCCATCAGGGGCGACCAGGAGTCAGTACGATTGAGTAAAAATAAACTCTCCAAAGGCCAACAGCGCCGTGTGAACGCCAATCACCAGCGTCGTCTTAAAACGTCTAAGGAGAAGCCCGACTACGACGACAATCTGTTTGGCGAGCCTGATGAAGGTATCGTCATCAGCCGTTTTGGTATGCACGCTGATGTGGAATCCGCAGACGGCGAAGTTCACCGCTGCAATATTCGCCGTACTATCCGTTCGCTGGTGACCGGCGATCGCGTGGTCTGGCGTCCGGGTAAACCGGCGGCGGAAGGCGTAAATGTCAAAGGGATCGTGGAAGCAGTACATGAGCGCACCTCAGTGTTGACGCGCCCGGATTTTTACGACGGCGTGAAACCTATTGCCGCCAACATCGACCAGATTGTTATTGTCTCCGCCATTTTGCCGGAGCTGTCGCTCAATATTATCGACCGTTACCTGGTGGCCTGCGAAACCTTGCAGATTGAGCCGATTATTGTGCTCAACAAGATAGATCTGCTGGACGACGAAGGCATGGCATTCGTCAACGAACAGATGGATATCTACCGCAATATCGGTTATCGCGTATTGATGGTTTCCAGTCATACTCAGGATGGGCTGAAACCGCTGGAAGAGGCGTTGACCGGGCGCATCAGCATTTTTGCCGGACAGTCCGGCGTCGGCAAATCGAGTCTGCTTAACGCGCTGCTGGGTCTGCAAAAAGAGATCCTGACCAACGATGTCTCAGACAACTCCGGTCTCGGCCAGCACACCACCACTGCTGCCCGGCTGTATCACTTCCCGCACGGAGGCGATGTGATTGATTCCCCTGGCGTGCGTGAATTCGGCCTCTGGCACCTGGCGCCGGAACAAATCACTCAAGGCTTTGTCGAATTTCATGATTACTTAGGCCTGTGTAAATATCGCGATTGCAAACACGATACCGATCCGGGCTGCGCAATCCGTGAAGCGGTTGATGAGGGGAAAATCGCGGAAACTCGTTTCGAAAACTATCACCGTATTCTGGAAAGCATGGCGCAGGTAAAAACGCGTAAAAACTTTTCTGATACGGATGACTGACAATTAAGCTAACCGTCGTTAGAATCGTCCCCTTTTTTTCAGGATCCGGCATGAACGCCGGATCAGGAACGACAAAACAATGGCCTGGAGGCTACCTTGTTAAATTCATTTAAACTTTCGCTACAGTACATTCTGCCAAAACTATGGCTTACTCGCCTGGCGGGTTGGGGCGCAAGCAAGCGGGCAGGATGGCTGACAAAACTGGTTATCGATCTGTTCGTTAAATACTACAAGGTCGACATGAAAGAGGCGCAGAAACCGGACACCGCCAGTTACCGCACCTTTAACGAATTTTTTGTCCGTCCGTTGCGTGACGATGTGCGCCCAATCGATACCGATCCCAATGTCCTGGTCATGCCTGCCGATGGCGTTATTAGCCAGTTAGGTAAAATCGAAGAAGATAAAATCTTGCAAGCGAAAGGCCACAACTACAGCCTCGAAGCCCTGCTGGCGGGTAACTACCTGATGGCGGATCTCTTCCGTAATGGTACGTTTGTGACCACTTACCTCTCCCCGCGTGACTATCACCGCGTACATATGCCATGCAACGGTATCCTGCGTGAGATGATCTACGTGCCGGGCGATCTCTTCTCCGTTAACCATCTCACTGCCCAGAACGTGCCAAATCTGTTTGCCCGTAACGAACGCGTAATCTGCCTGTTCGATACCGAATTTGGCCCGATGGCGCAGATTCTGGTCGGGGCGACGATTGTTGGCAGCATTGAAACTGTCTGGGCTGGCACCATTACGCCGCCGCGCGAAGGCATCATCAAACGCTGGACCTGGCCTGCCGGGGAAAACGACGGTTCGGTGGCACTGCTGAAAGGCCAGGAAATGGGTCGCTTTAAACTCGGCTCTACCGTTATCAACTTGTTTGCGCCAGGTAAAGTGAATCTGGTTGAGCAACTGGCAAGCCTGTCTGTCACGAAAATTGGTCAGCCGCTGGCAGTATCTACCGAAACCTTTGTTACGCCAGAAGCTGAACCAGCCCCGCTTCCTGCTGAAGAGATCGAGGCAGAACACGACGCCAGCCCATTGGTTGACGACAAAAAAGACCAGGTCTAATCCATCAAAGGAAACGCTGACGTGCGCCTGATTATCACTTTTCTGATGGCCTGGTGCCTCAGTTGGGGGGCGTACGCCGCGACGGCCCCCGATAGTAAACAAATCTCACAAGAACTGGAGCAGGCAAAAGCGGCGAAGCCCGCGCAGCCAGAAGTCGTAGAGGCGCTCCAGTCCGCCTTAAATGCGCTTGAGGAGCAAAAAAGCTCCCTTGAGCGCATCAAGCAATATCAGCAAGTTATCGATAATTACCCGAAACTCTCCGCTACTCTGCGCGCACAGTTGAACAACATGCGTGATGAGCCGCGCAGTGTGTCGCCGGGGATGTCTACCGACGCGCTGAATCAGGAAATTCTCCAGGTCAGTAGTCAATTGCTGGATAAAAGCCGTCAGGCTCAGCAAGAACAGGAGCGCGCCCGCGAGATTGCGGATTCACTAAATCAACTACCGCAACAGCAAACCGACGCCCGCCGCCAGTTGAATGAAATCGAGCGTCGTCTCGGGACACTTACGGGAAATAGTCCGCTTAATCAGGCGCAAAATTTCGCGTTGCAGGCCGACTCCGCGCGTTTGAAGTCATTGGTCGATGAACTCGAACTGGCGCAACTTTCTGCCAATAATCGTCAGGAACTGGCGCGTCTGCGTTCGCACTGGCAGAAAAAGAGAGTCAACAACTGGATGCGTATTTGCAGGCATTGCGTAACCAGTTGAATAGCCAACGCCAACTGGAAGCGGAACGGGCGCTGGAAAGCACCGAATTACTGGCAGAAAGCAGTGCCGATTTGCCGAAAGATATCGTCGCTCAATTCAAAATTAACCGCGAGCTGTCGGCGGCGTTGAATCAGCAGGCGCAGCGGATGGATCTCGTCGCTTCACAGCAACGTCAGGCTACCAGCCAGACGTTGCAGGTTCGGCAGGCGCTGAATACGCTACGCGAACAATCACAATGGCTGGGTTCGTCAAACCTGCTCGGCGAAGCACTGCGGGCACAAGTGGCACGACTGCCGGAAATGCCCAAACCGCAGCAACTGGATACTGAAATGGCGCAGTTGCGCGTGCAACGGTTACGTTATGAGGATCTCCTCAATAAACAGCCGCTGCTACGGCAAATCCATCAGGCCGACGGTCAGCCGCTGACCGCCGAGCAAAACCGTATTCTGGAAGCACAGCTACGCACTCAGCGTGAGTTACTGAACTCCTTACTCCAGGGTGGCGACACGCTACTGCTTGAACTGACCAAGCTGAAAGTCTCCAACGGACAACTGGAAGATGCACTGAAAGAGGTCAATGAAGCGACGCACCGCTATCTGTTCTGGACTTCTGATGTGCGCCCGATGACCATCGCCTGGCCGCTGGAAATCGCCCAGGATCTACGCCGTCTGATCTCGCTGGACACCTTCAGTCAGTTGGGTAAAGCCACCATGATGATGCTGACCAGCAAAGAGACGATTTTGCCACTGTTTGGCGCGTTGATTCTGGTCGGTTGCAGTATTTACTCGCGCCGCTATTTCACCCGTTTTCTTGAACGTTCGGCGGCGAAAGTCGGCAAAGTGACTCAGGATCACTTCTGGCTGACGTTACGCACTCTTTTCTGGTCGATTCTCGTCGCGTCACCGCTGCCAGTGCTGTGGATGACGCTCGGCTACGGGCTGCGCGAGGCGTGGCCTTATCCGCTGGCGGTGGCGATTGGCGATGGCGTTACGGCCACCGTGCCATTGCTGTGGGTAGTGATGATTTGCGCCACCTTTGCCCGCCCGAACGGCTTGTTTATCGCTCATTTTGGCTGGCCGCGCGAACGGGTTTCCCGTGGGATGCGCTACTATCTGATGAGCATCGGGCTTATTGTGCCGCTGATTATGGCGCTGATGATGTTCGATAATCTCGACGACCGCGAGTTTTCCGGTTCGCTGGGCCGTCTTTGCTTTATCCTCATTTGCGGTGCATTGGCGGTAGTCACACTCAGCCTGAAAAAAGCCGGTATCCCGCTGTATCTCAACAAAGAAGGTAGCGGTGACAATATTGCCAACCATATGTTGTGGAACATGATGATTGGCGCGCCGCTGGTCGCTATTCTCGCCGCTGCGGTGGGTTATCTGGCAACGGCGCAAGCTCTGCTGGCAAGGCTGGAAACGTCGGTCGCCATCTGGTTCCTGTTGCTGGTGGTTTATCACGTTATCCGCCGCTGGATGCTGATCCAGCGCCGCAGGCTGGCGTTTGACCGGGCGAAGCATCGACGGGCAGAGATGTTAGCGCAACGTGCGCGTGGAGAAGAAGAAGCGCATCATCACAGTAGCCCGGAAGGGGCAATTGAAGTCGATGAAAGCGAAGTCGATCTCGATGCTATCAGCGCGCAATCCTTGCGGTTGGTGCGTTCAATCCTGATGCTGATCGCCCTGCTTTCGGTCATCGTGCTGTGGTCAGAAATCCATTCTGCTTTTGGCTTCCTCGAAAATATTTCGCTATGGGATGTCACATCAACAGTGCAGGGCGTGGAAAGTCTGGAACCGATTACCCTCGGTGCGGTGCTGATTGCCATTCTGGTATTTATTATCACCACGCAGCTTGTGCGCAACCTGCCCGCGCTGCTGGAGCTGGCAATTTTGCAGCACCTCGATTTAACGCCGGGTACGGGCTACGCCATCACCACCATCACCAAATATCTGCTGATGCTGATTGGCGGGCTGGTCGGCTTCTCGATGATTGGTATTGAGTGGTCGAAATTGCAGTGGCTGGTCGCTGCGCTCGGTGTTGGTCTCGGTTTTGGTTTGCAGGAGATTTTCGCCAACTTTATCTCTGGCCTGATTATCCTGTTCGAAAAACCGATTCGCATTGGCGATACG
It encodes:
- the nnr gene encoding bifunctional ADP-dependent NAD(P)H-hydrate dehydratase/NAD(P)H-hydrate epimerase, which encodes MTDHTMKKNPVSIPHTVWHADDIRRGEREAADALGLTLYELMLRAGEAAFQVCRTAYPDARHWLVLCGHGNNGGDGYVVARLAKAVGIEVTLLAQESDKPLPEEAALAREAWLNAGGEIHASNIVWPAPVDLIVDALLGTGLQQAPRESVSQLIDHANSHPAPIVAVDIPSGLLAETGATPGAVINAAHTITFIALKPGLLTGKARDVTGQLHFDSLGLDSWLAGQETKIQRFSAEQLSHWLKPRRPTSHKGDHGRLVIIGGDHGTAGAIRMTGEAALRAGAGLVRVLTRSENIAPLLTARPELMVYELTEKSLTESLEWADVVVIGPGLGQQEWGKKALQKVESFRKPMLWDADALNLLAINPDKRHNRVITPHPGEAARLLGCSVAEIESDRLHCAQRLVQRYGGVAVLKGAGTVVAAHPDALGIIDAGNAGMASGGMGDVLSGIIGALLGQKLSPYDAACAGCIAHGAAADVLAARFGTRGMLATDLFSTLQRIVNPEVTDKNHDESSNSAP
- the queG gene encoding tRNA epoxyqueuosine(34) reductase QueG; the encoded protein is MSEPLDLNQLAQKIKQWGLELGFQQVGITDTDLSESEPKLQAWLDKQYHGEMDWMARHGMLRARPHELLPGTLRVISVRMNYLPANAAFASTLKNPKLGYVSRYALGRDYHKLLRNRLKKLGEMIQQHCVSLNFRPFVDSAPVLERPLAEKAGLGWTGKHSLILNREAGSFFFLGELLVDIPLPVDQPVEEGCGKCVACMTICPTGAIVEPYTVDARRCISYLTIELEGAIPKELRPLMGNRIYGCDDCQLICPWNRYSQLTTEDDFNPRKPLHAPELIELFAWSEEKFLKITEGSAIRRIGHLRWLRNIAVALGNAPWDEAILTALESRKGEHPLLDEHIAWAITQQIERRNACVVEVQLPKKQRLVRVIEKGLPRDA
- the orn gene encoding oligoribonuclease, with the protein product MSANENNLIWIDLEMTGLDPERDRIIEIATLVTDANLNILAEGPTIAVHQSDEQLALMDDWNVRTHTASGLVERVKASTMGDREAELATLEFLKEWVPAGKSPICGNSIGQDRRFLFKYMPELEAYFHYRYLDVSTLKELARRWKPEILDGFTKQGTHQAMDDIRESVAELAYYREHFIKL
- the rsgA gene encoding small ribosomal subunit biogenesis GTPase RsgA, with amino-acid sequence MSKNKLSKGQQRRVNANHQRRLKTSKEKPDYDDNLFGEPDEGIVISRFGMHADVESADGEVHRCNIRRTIRSLVTGDRVVWRPGKPAAEGVNVKGIVEAVHERTSVLTRPDFYDGVKPIAANIDQIVIVSAILPELSLNIIDRYLVACETLQIEPIIVLNKIDLLDDEGMAFVNEQMDIYRNIGYRVLMVSSHTQDGLKPLEEALTGRISIFAGQSGVGKSSLLNALLGLQKEILTNDVSDNSGLGQHTTTAARLYHFPHGGDVIDSPGVREFGLWHLAPEQITQGFVEFHDYLGLCKYRDCKHDTDPGCAIREAVDEGKIAETRFENYHRILESMAQVKTRKNFSDTDD
- the asd gene encoding archaetidylserine decarboxylase (Phosphatidylserine decarboxylase is synthesized as a single chain precursor. Generation of the pyruvoyl active site from a Ser is coupled to cleavage of a Gly-Ser bond between the larger (beta) and smaller (alpha chains). It is an integral membrane protein.); this translates as MLNSFKLSLQYILPKLWLTRLAGWGASKRAGWLTKLVIDLFVKYYKVDMKEAQKPDTASYRTFNEFFVRPLRDDVRPIDTDPNVLVMPADGVISQLGKIEEDKILQAKGHNYSLEALLAGNYLMADLFRNGTFVTTYLSPRDYHRVHMPCNGILREMIYVPGDLFSVNHLTAQNVPNLFARNERVICLFDTEFGPMAQILVGATIVGSIETVWAGTITPPREGIIKRWTWPAGENDGSVALLKGQEMGRFKLGSTVINLFAPGKVNLVEQLASLSVTKIGQPLAVSTETFVTPEAEPAPLPAEEIEAEHDASPLVDDKKDQV